GCAACGGAAACAGCGCTCTTTTGCCTGAATCGCATCGAACGGCGCCGTCTAGGACAGGACAAATCCCGCCGCTCGCAACTCATTGTCCGGGCCTTGCGTCGGCCTCGAGAATTGCTTTCAACCATCCTTTTTGGAAACACCCTGATCAATGTGGCCACGGCTGCAGTCGCAACGCTCCTCTTTGCACGGCTGATTCCGAGACACGGTCTCATTGTGGCCATCATTGTTGACTCTCTTCTCGTTCTTTTCATCGGGGAAATCATTCCAAAAACAGTCGCTGTAAGCCAGGCAAGACCTTTTGCCCTTAGTGCCGTCACGCCGCTTCATGCTTTTTCAAAGGTATCCCGTCCCTTTGTTGCAGTATTTGACCTTCTGGCTCGCACGATCTTGCGGGTTCTCAAGGTGCCGGAAGAAGCAAGGGGAGGGCTCAGTCCGTCGGAACTCGAGGTGCTGTTTGACGAAGCAGGCCGCAAGAAAACGATTAGCTCGCAGGAGCAGCGCATCGCGCGAAATATTATGCGTTTCTCTGGAACCACTGCCGAGGAGATTATGACTCCCCGTGTGGATATCGTGGCTGCCACATTGGATATCTCCCGTGACAAGATGGAACACCTGATGATTGAGGCGCGTCATTCCCGGATACCGATCTGCGAACAGAGCGTTGACTACATCGTCGGTTTTGTTAGCACCAAGGAGTTTTTTCTCAATCCCGACCGTGAAATCCGAAAACTCCTCAAACCCGTAGCCATCTTCCCGGAAGGCGCCAGGATACACCGGATCTTCAGGCACATGCAGAAAAACCTCATCCACATGGCAGTCATCGTCAACGAATACGGGATATCCTCGGGTATAGTAACCATGGAAGACCTCGTTGAGGAGATCGTGGGCGAGATCTATGACGAATACGAGAAAGCAGAAGAACTCATCCGCCCCCTTGGACCGGATGAGTGGTTTGTCCTCTGCCGAGCGCCCATTGAACAAGTCAATGAGGTTTGCGGGTTGGCCCTTCCAGAGGGAGAATCCGTCACCTTAAACGGGTATCTGTGTGATGAGTTTGGAGAGATTCCAGCCCAGGGCCGGACCCTTGAGAGAAACGGCGCTCACTTTACTGTCGTGGAATCAAAACGAAGACGGATCGTGAGCTGTCGCATAAAACGAATCCACGTGGAGGTCTCAGAAAATGCTGCTTGAGTTTGTTTTGCTGCTGATCTGTATTCTGGGCTCAAGCCTTGCCTCAGGCTCTGAAACGGCGCTGGTTTCGGCAAGCCGAACACGCCTGCAGCATCTTGCCTCCGAGGGCGTGCACAGCGCCAATCGTGCCCTTGCGCTCCTTGAAAACAAGGAACGAATTCTGGTGGTGACCCTCATTGCAACAAACGTTCTTAACATCACAGGCGGAGCAATTGCTACTGTGACATTGCAAAGGTGGGTTGGGCCCTTTGGCCCCATTATGGCCACCCTGGTAATGACATCCGTCCTACTGGTTCTTAGCGAAATCGTCCCAAAGGCCTATTTCCGGCATCACGCCGAGCAGGCATTGGTGAAGTCCGCCATGACCTGGACAATCCTATCCAGGATGTTGACCCCCATCACTTTCCCCATCCACCTCTTCACCAATATCCTTTTCCGTATTTTTCGAAGCGAGCCAAAAAGCGTTTATATGACACGGGATGAGATCAAGCTGGTAATAGAGGAATCGGTCGAAAGCGGGGGGCTCCAGGAGGACCAGCAGGAGATGCTGGAATCTACCCTTAATTATGCCACTACCATTGTTCGTGAGGTCATGGTGCCCATATCTGAAGTGGCCCTGCTTTCGGAAACGGCCCGGACCGATGAATTTCTTGCCCTGGTGCAAGATCAGGGCCACACACGTATCCCGGTTTACCGGGACCGCGTCGATCAGCTCGTGGGCCTGGTGAACGTCTTTGATGTCCTTTACGATGAGCAAAGGAAGGTTTTCATCCGCACTTACATGAGGCCGACCCGCCTGGTCCCTGACACTAAACAGATTGATCAGCTTTTTGTTGAAATGCAACGAGGGCGTGAAAGCCTTGCTGCGGTTGTGAGCGAGTTCGGTGCGTGTGTCGGAATTGTGACACTCGAAGACATCATGGAGGAGATCTTTGGTGAGCTTGCGGACGAACATGAAGACGCTACACCGCAGATCCAGAAAAAAGGGCTTGGACATTTTCGTGTGAGCGGTAAGGCAGACATTGACGACCTCAGGGAAGAGACGGCTATTGTCATTCCCAAGAAGGGTTTTGAAACCGTTGGCGGCTATGTTCTCCACAGGCTGGGCCGGATTCCCCGGAAAGGGGACTCCTTTACTCACGGGGATCTCACCGTGCAAGTCCTTGAGGCAGACCGCTACAGTGTCAAAACCGTAGAGATCATCAGGAAGGATTCCATTGATACCAACAAGGAAAAAGTGTCTTGAGCTGATCTCTCAACACCATATGTTGCCGCATATTGTGCGGCACAGCAAGCTGGTGACAGAAATAGCTTTGCTTATCGGCCGCAAGTTGAACAGTTGTGGCCAGCGCCTTGACCTTTCGCTGGTGGAGGCAGGGGCACTGCTCCATGACATCATGAAAACCATGTCAATCCAGACCAAGGAAGACCACGCTCAAACCGGAGGTGAACTGCTCAACTCCTTGGGTTATCCTGCGGTAGCCAGTATCGTGCGACAGCACATCCGTGTGGATAAGAGATCTTTTGAGCCCGATGGTGTGGTAAGTGAGGAAGAACTGGTCAACTATGCTGATAAGCGGGTCAAGCACGAAGAGCTGGTAGAGATAGAGGAGCGGTTTCAGGACATACAAGAAAGATATGCCAACAAGTTCCCGGCTCTTCAGGCGAGCTTGGAAGAAGTTCAACTCGAAACCCAATTGCTGGAACAGAAGATATTCTCAAAGCTGGATATCTCCCCGAAAGACCTCGGTGCCCTTCTTGCCAAGTCCAAAATTTAGCAAGTGTCCATCCAGAAATGGTAGATTTTGCTTCAAGACAAGGCCGCAGTTCTTTTGCAACCGCAGTCGTAGCAGCGCTACGTCGAGGATTGCAAATGAACGAGAACGCAGAATTGGGCCAAAAGATGCCGCTTATGGATGGACACTAACAAAGGAGCTGCCAAACAAGGGCAACCCCCGCGGTGAACAAAAACATAGTCTCCACCAGGAACTCAAATCTGAAACCAGTCACAATCCAGTGTCTCTCAAAGGCATGAACGACCCATGCCATATATAACAGCGAAAGTACCAGACAATAGGCCAGGGTGGTGGCAAGATGCATAATCGGGGAGAAAAGCAGGACTGCCAAGGAGAACGCCAGGAGTCGCTTTAGTATCCGCAGGGACTTCTTCTCCCCCAATACGATGGGGAGGCTTTCCTGTCCCACAAGCCGGTCACCTTGCATATCCAGTATGTCAAAAAAAGCAGTTCGCACAAAGGCCATAACCGAGGCAAATAACGTGACGAAAATCATTGTGCTGGTAACTTGCAACGAGATAGAAAGGTGAGGGAGTACTACGGTGACAACCCCCCAGGCTATGGCAATCAACACTGTCTTTGAACCCGGTATGTCACCGATGC
This is a stretch of genomic DNA from Deltaproteobacteria bacterium. It encodes these proteins:
- a CDS encoding HlyC/CorC family transporter — its product is MSATILQLALLAFLLVCSGCFSATETALFCLNRIERRRLGQDKSRRSQLIVRALRRPRELLSTILFGNTLINVATAAVATLLFARLIPRHGLIVAIIVDSLLVLFIGEIIPKTVAVSQARPFALSAVTPLHAFSKVSRPFVAVFDLLARTILRVLKVPEEARGGLSPSELEVLFDEAGRKKTISSQEQRIARNIMRFSGTTAEEIMTPRVDIVAATLDISRDKMEHLMIEARHSRIPICEQSVDYIVGFVSTKEFFLNPDREIRKLLKPVAIFPEGARIHRIFRHMQKNLIHMAVIVNEYGISSGIVTMEDLVEEIVGEIYDEYEKAEELIRPLGPDEWFVLCRAPIEQVNEVCGLALPEGESVTLNGYLCDEFGEIPAQGRTLERNGAHFTVVESKRRRIVSCRIKRIHVEVSENAA
- a CDS encoding HDIG domain-containing protein, which encodes MIPTRKKCLELISQHHMLPHIVRHSKLVTEIALLIGRKLNSCGQRLDLSLVEAGALLHDIMKTMSIQTKEDHAQTGGELLNSLGYPAVASIVRQHIRVDKRSFEPDGVVSEEELVNYADKRVKHEELVEIEERFQDIQERYANKFPALQASLEEVQLETQLLEQKIFSKLDISPKDLGALLAKSKI
- a CDS encoding HlyC/CorC family transporter, with amino-acid sequence MLLEFVLLLICILGSSLASGSETALVSASRTRLQHLASEGVHSANRALALLENKERILVVTLIATNVLNITGGAIATVTLQRWVGPFGPIMATLVMTSVLLVLSEIVPKAYFRHHAEQALVKSAMTWTILSRMLTPITFPIHLFTNILFRIFRSEPKSVYMTRDEIKLVIEESVESGGLQEDQQEMLESTLNYATTIVREVMVPISEVALLSETARTDEFLALVQDQGHTRIPVYRDRVDQLVGLVNVFDVLYDEQRKVFIRTYMRPTRLVPDTKQIDQLFVEMQRGRESLAAVVSEFGACVGIVTLEDIMEEIFGELADEHEDATPQIQKKGLGHFRVSGKADIDDLREETAIVIPKKGFETVGGYVLHRLGRIPRKGDSFTHGDLTVQVLEADRYSVKTVEIIRKDSIDTNKEKVS